Within the Synechococcales cyanobacterium T60_A2020_003 genome, the region TTACTTGCGGAGGTTGAAGTAGCGGGACGGTTGGTATAGCTGTTGGGCGGGAATCCGGCAAAGTTCTTTTGGTTCACTAACTGCCGGTGCAGCATGGTTGCCTCCTTCAATGCCGGAACAATTTCATACAATTCCTGCTCGAAGGTTGCTAAAAGGGCTTGCTGAGTCGGGAATTCCTTTTCCTTGTAGCAATAGGCGTGCAGTTCCACCACACTTCCCCCCGTTCGCTCTGCCCAGTCCATATAGTCTTCCTGAATCCGGTGGTAGAGGGTAATGCTGTCCGTTAAACGATAGCCAGACAGGGAAGTAAAGTTGCTGTGCTCCCAGTCAAAGTCCTGATCAAACCAGAAGCGAGCCACGGCAAACGGATCGGCCACTTGAAGCTCGGTCACCTGCTGGGCAACCTGGGCATCCACATCCCCTTCGGATAGGGAAAAGAGGTGCTGAGTGCCTGGAATATCGGTCGCAAACACGTAGTAATCGGCTTCAATGGTTTGAGCGGGTGCTGCATCAGGAGGGGCGATCGCCACCATCTGCACCTGATCATCTTTGCGCTGAAGCACTTTGAACCGGGGCAAATCCCGATCGGCGGGGCCTTGCAGCAGTTTACCTTGGGCGTCGTAGGCGGCACCGTGACAGGGACACTGAAATTGACCATCCTCCTCTTGGTGAACGGTACATCCTTGGTGAGTACAGCTCAGGGAAATCGCTTCCTTACCGTTGTTCACTAGCTTAAAGACGCGATCGCCCGCCCCAAAGAATTCCATTTCATCGGTACTCAGCAGCGGATTGCGGCTCATCCAGAAGGGCACATCGCTGGTTTCAGTTCCCTGCTGATACTCGATCGCCCGAATGCATCCATCCTGCCAGTGCAGCTTTCGCACCGTAGCGCCTGTAATCGTTTCCCCTCCGGCATCCCGAATGGCATTCGCGATCGGATCCACCAAGCTGCGTCCCATATCTTGCCGAGTTCCTTCAAAGGCCAACCCCTCTGGATTGCCAAAGAAGTAGAAATGGAAGAACTGCAT harbors:
- a CDS encoding FAD-dependent oxidoreductase; translated protein: MFPKLNSSLSEALTPEQSPSKASDYSISRRTLLKIAGLGSVGALVGYSRFAKPQPNVFQQDTIALPRMASQRKRVVVVGGGLAGLASAYELSQRGFQVTLLEKAPQFGGKVASWPIEVAGESFKMEHGFHGFFPQYYNLKDLMAELDARDNFKSLEFYSVVYRDRNYAPEVFRPSHSSFPWNVMDLAVSSPNRLRWGLNLTKLEHWDVFKEITGFHPERSYDRLDHLSVAEWVSRDFPRGLYDLYFLPFAKSSLNSPDVLSAGELMQFFHFYFFGNPEGLAFEGTRQDMGRSLVDPIANAIRDAGGETITGATVRKLHWQDGCIRAIEYQQGTETSDVPFWMSRNPLLSTDEMEFFGAGDRVFKLVNNGKEAISLSCTHQGCTVHQEEDGQFQCPCHGAAYDAQGKLLQGPADRDLPRFKVLQRKDDQVQMVAIAPPDAAPAQTIEADYYVFATDIPGTQHLFSLSEGDVDAQVAQQVTELQVADPFAVARFWFDQDFDWEHSNFTSLSGYRLTDSITLYHRIQEDYMDWAERTGGSVVELHAYCYKEKEFPTQQALLATFEQELYEIVPALKEATMLHRQLVNQKNFAGFPPNSYTNRPATSTSAS